A single genomic interval of Candidatus Desulfatibia profunda harbors:
- a CDS encoding caspase family protein — protein MLCSTGWDRFSKKILSSFFFVGHGSPQSPDQPKNLFLLPYDAQYDDVATTGFPMWDIETALKRFIKSKKVVVLADACHSGGVGESFDIARRGNRSVEINPITAGLQNLSNVGDGIAVISASDDKQFSQEGQTWGGGHGVFTYFLLKGLNGEADYNKDGAVTLGELIPYLSEQVRRETRSTQSPTVAGKFDPALSIGK, from the coding sequence ATGCTCTGTTCAACTGGCTGGGACAGGTTCTCGAAGAAGATACTGTCATCATTTTTTTTTGTCGGGCATGGCAGTCCGCAATCGCCTGATCAGCCGAAAAATTTATTTTTGCTGCCTTACGATGCCCAGTATGACGATGTCGCTACCACTGGCTTTCCTATGTGGGATATAGAAACGGCACTCAAACGTTTTATCAAATCGAAGAAGGTTGTAGTGCTGGCTGATGCCTGCCATTCCGGCGGAGTCGGCGAATCCTTTGATATCGCCAGGCGTGGCAATCGTTCCGTGGAGATTAACCCGATCACTGCCGGTCTGCAAAATTTGTCCAATGTTGGTGACGGCATTGCCGTTATTAGCGCCTCTGATGACAAGCAGTTTTCTCAGGAAGGCCAGACCTGGGGCGGCGGGCACGGCGTTTTCACATATTTTCTGCTGAAGGGACTCAATGGTGAGGCCGACTACAACAAAGATGGTGCCGTCACCCTGGGCGAGCTCATACCCTATCTATCGGAACAAGTGCGACGGGAAACCAGAAGCACCCAATCACCGACAGTGGCGGGTAAGTTTGATCCGGCATTAAGCATTGGGAAATGA